In Streptomyces sp. SLBN-118, the following are encoded in one genomic region:
- a CDS encoding carbohydrate ABC transporter permease: MPRTAVSPSAPPRSFVWTRRIVLSFLTAFALLPVYVMLSSSLKPLQEVSGTFRWIPSGLTIRPYIDIWHTVPLARYFLNSLIVAGAATMLSVVIAVFAAYAVSRYRFRGKRVFTVTVLSTQMFPGILFLLPLFLIFVNVGNSTGIALYGSRGGLILTYLTFSLPFSIWMLIGYFDSIPHDLDEAAMVDGCGALGALFRVVVPAAVPGIVAVAVYAFMTAWGEVLFASVMTNDTTRTLSVGLQGYATQNDIYWNQVMAASLVVSVPVVAGFLLLQRYLVAGLTAGAVK, translated from the coding sequence ATGCCTAGAACGGCCGTCTCTCCCAGTGCACCGCCACGGTCCTTCGTCTGGACGCGTCGTATCGTCCTGAGCTTCCTCACGGCCTTCGCGCTGCTACCGGTCTATGTGATGCTCAGCAGCTCACTCAAACCGCTGCAGGAGGTGTCGGGCACGTTCCGGTGGATCCCCTCCGGGCTCACCATCCGTCCGTACATCGACATCTGGCACACCGTGCCGCTCGCCCGCTACTTCCTCAACTCACTGATCGTGGCGGGGGCGGCGACCATGCTGTCCGTGGTGATCGCGGTGTTCGCCGCCTATGCGGTGAGCCGCTACCGCTTCCGGGGGAAGCGGGTGTTCACCGTCACGGTGCTCTCCACGCAGATGTTCCCCGGCATCCTCTTCCTCCTCCCGCTGTTCCTGATATTCGTCAATGTCGGCAACAGCACCGGCATCGCCCTCTACGGCTCGCGCGGCGGGCTGATCCTCACCTATCTGACGTTCTCGCTGCCCTTCTCCATCTGGATGCTGATCGGCTACTTCGACTCGATCCCCCACGACCTCGACGAAGCCGCGATGGTCGACGGCTGCGGCGCGCTCGGCGCGCTCTTCCGGGTCGTCGTCCCGGCCGCGGTACCCGGCATCGTCGCCGTGGCCGTCTACGCCTTCATGACGGCCTGGGGCGAAGTCCTGTTCGCCTCCGTCATGACGAACGACACCACCCGCACGCTCTCCGTCGGGCTCCAGGGCTACGCCACCCAGAACGACATCTACTGGAACCAGGTCATGGCCGCGTCGCTCGTCGTCAGCGTCCCCGTCGTCGCCGGGTTCCTGCTGCTCCAGCGCTATCTCGTCGCCGGCCTCACCGCGGGCGCCGTCAAGTGA
- a CDS encoding GH1 family beta-glucosidase: MNDLNALPADFTWGAATAAYQIEGAVAKDGRSPSIWDTFSHTPGAVAGGDTGDVACDHYHRWPEDIALMKQLGLGAYRFSIAWPRVVPGGDGPVNKAGLDFYDRLVDGLLDAGITPFATLYHWDLPQALQDRGGWPSRETAEHFAAYASAVTERLGDRVRDWATLNEPLCSAWIGHLEGRMAPGLTDLGAAVHASYHLHLGHGLAVQAIRAASPGARVGIVNNLSPIEPATDRPEDHAAAVRADGHTNRWWLDPIHGRGYPQDMLDVYGVELPQRAGDLETIAAPLDWLGLNYYFRQIVTADPTGPVPHARQIFVPGARHTAMDWEVHADGLEQLLLRLTEEYGAQRIHVTENGSAYPDVVRADGTIDDPERVRYLEEHLAACARAARQGAPVAGYFAWSLMDNFEWAYGYDKRFGLVHVDYTTQRRTIKGSGHRYAAIIRTAARRGRRAA; this comes from the coding sequence GTGAACGACCTCAACGCCCTTCCGGCCGACTTCACTTGGGGCGCCGCCACCGCGGCGTACCAGATCGAGGGTGCCGTGGCCAAGGACGGCCGCTCCCCGTCCATCTGGGACACCTTCTCCCACACCCCGGGAGCGGTGGCGGGCGGCGACACCGGTGATGTGGCCTGCGACCACTACCACCGCTGGCCCGAGGACATCGCGCTGATGAAACAACTCGGCCTCGGTGCCTACCGGTTCTCGATCGCCTGGCCGCGCGTGGTGCCGGGCGGCGACGGACCTGTGAACAAGGCCGGCCTGGACTTCTACGACCGGCTGGTGGACGGGCTGCTGGACGCGGGCATCACGCCGTTTGCGACGCTCTACCACTGGGACCTGCCGCAGGCGCTCCAGGACCGCGGCGGCTGGCCGTCCCGTGAAACCGCCGAGCACTTCGCGGCGTACGCCTCCGCCGTCACCGAGCGGCTCGGCGACCGGGTCAGGGACTGGGCCACCCTCAACGAGCCGCTCTGCTCGGCCTGGATCGGCCATCTGGAGGGCCGGATGGCACCGGGCCTCACGGACCTCGGCGCCGCCGTGCACGCCTCGTACCATCTGCACCTGGGCCACGGCCTGGCCGTCCAGGCGATCCGCGCGGCCTCGCCGGGCGCCCGCGTCGGCATCGTCAACAACCTCAGCCCGATCGAACCGGCCACCGACCGCCCGGAAGACCATGCAGCCGCGGTCAGGGCGGACGGCCACACCAACCGCTGGTGGCTGGACCCGATCCACGGCCGCGGCTATCCGCAGGACATGCTCGACGTGTACGGCGTCGAACTGCCCCAGCGGGCGGGCGACTTGGAAACCATCGCCGCACCGCTGGACTGGCTGGGCCTGAACTACTACTTCCGCCAGATCGTCACCGCCGACCCCACCGGCCCGGTGCCCCACGCCCGGCAGATCTTCGTGCCGGGCGCCCGCCACACGGCCATGGACTGGGAGGTCCACGCGGACGGCCTGGAACAACTGCTGTTGCGCCTGACCGAGGAGTACGGCGCACAGCGCATCCACGTCACCGAGAACGGCTCCGCCTACCCCGACGTGGTCCGGGCGGACGGCACGATCGACGACCCGGAACGGGTGCGGTATCTGGAGGAGCACCTGGCGGCCTGCGCCAGGGCGGCCCGCCAAGGGGCCCCGGTGGCCGGGTACTTCGCCTGGTCGCTGATGGACAACTTCGAGTGGGCGTACGGCTACGACAAGCGCTTCGGCCTGGTGCACGTGGACTACACGACCCAACGCCGCACGATCAAGGGGAGCGGCCACCGGTACGCGGCCATCATCAGGACGGCGGCGAGGAGGGGGCGCAGGGCGGCGTGA